Genomic segment of Tiliqua scincoides isolate rTilSci1 chromosome 1, rTilSci1.hap2, whole genome shotgun sequence:
ACTAGGACAGTAGTAAAAAGTGTAGTAGGCCCTCTCTGTAATTGTCACATAGTGAGATTCAGGCTAGGACTAAGTCAAATTTTCACAGCTGCACACTGTTGATTCAAAACAGTCTCCAAAAGAGCAAAAGCTCGCCTTTTTTGTGCTGTTTCACTCCAGTTCTCTGTCCTTCTCAGCAGCTGCTTTGGTGCAACTGTTTTTAATTAGGCAACATGTGGTTAGCATGCTGccacacagggctttttttctaatggaaagcggggggacagagttccggcacctttttgcaggggcccctctcctttggaagcattgggggggagcaaaagagaggcattcgctgggtgggtgctgggtggtgcaggatgggcgggcgcctggcccctgcctgaccgcacaatgaccccctcctgctcccatccccaaactctcgcctgagcccagcccgcctcccctccccccatgctctgcttccccgcgcagcttccaagccggtggagggcgcgggggacatgtgccgacgccgaggaggaggacggacagccagccagggagacgggctgtggcacccatggaacgcccaggtactggcttggtgaaggaggagggaaaggaagctagctggtgcagcccccgtgccaatctgcagcaagagcctaggtgtgtctactcagaagtaagtctcattgtgctcaatgggtttgctcctgggaaagggtgcatagccttgcagcctgagagcccaagcctatgcatgtctactcagaagtaagttccattgtgttcaatggggattactcccagggaaagtgtcatagccttgcagcctgagtgaacaggcagaggaagggctctgaggctccacactttcctgggaggaagccccactgcctctagtgggactgacttctgagtagacagacacaggattgggccctgaggctgccatcctatccacagtaagccccattcactaaagtggacttctgagtagacatgcataggattgggctcttaggctgcaatcctaggcactttcctgggagtaagctccattgactagaacgagacttacttcagagtagacatacctaggattgggctcttaatcctggcagagatatatatctgcacccgttttcacatgctaagggcaggtgaaaagggattctccatgtgtacaacgtgctgtccagccttgccagagatcctcctcgtccttcccccacaagcatgccctccaacagccagcatttgcagctcctctccagcaatgcacagcagctgctcagggcagcaaagaacatacaactgcatgccaagcgccttcccaaagactcAGAGTATTCTGAttcctgaattaaaccatatttaatcgcttgtttgcaaacatagctgtttctctgtgcacctaaggacccctctcgtgtaagaattccttttttgttcttactcccacagttacttagagtaattttactacatggaactcatgtaaaccattttccagaatccattcactgcttcctctcctcgaagtagtgccacactacataccacacgctacaagtgcacctgtatagtatttttccccatgtgtagaaaaagtagctagggggaaggggatgtggagactgacagcccaatcctatgcatgtctactcagatggggggcagggcagggcaggagattggatggatggatggatggatggatggatggatggatggatggatagatagatagatagatagatagatggatagatggacagacagacagacagacagacaagttgtgagttcctgcaccttttttcttacaaaaaaagcactgctgccacatATCCAGACTTGGCTACATGATATCAGAAAGCCCATCTGGATTGAAGGCAATGTTTTGTGCCCTCACTCTGAATGGGAGAATACTTTCAGTCTGTTTTGTAAGGCCCCAAATTACTGCCAGAATGGGGGTACACTTTACAGCAACACTTTATTCTCCTACAAGCCACATCCCTCCTTTTAGTTTAGGCACAGTTAAGACACTTTAAGAATCCTTTAGTTTTGCTGCCCTGCTGTTTCCATTTTGCACAAGCAGATCCCTTGCCCAGACCTGCCAACACAGGGGGCCAGGGTGGGTTGCTTCTGGCATCCGACTGGATGCTCAGTTTCTTGCAGATGGGCTTTTTCAGCCATTAGCCAGGTTGTTTTTCTTTGCCTCAATGTGCTTCACCTGGCTGACCCCCACCAACCCTCCCATTGTTCAGTCTGAGATTATCTGGTTGTTTGTGGAGCTGGGCAGAAATTTTTTGCTGTCCCCCGACTGGTATTcgttggcagttttttcacctagcactgactttttgtttttgtttggtaGGTTATATTGTAGCCAGGGTGATTACCTGTCAGGTTTTGTGAACACTGGAGGGGGCACAGGAGTAGGgattttggtgtgcaccctgatGTAAGTAGAAGTCAGTGGGTAAGCCAGTATCTATTCCTAGAAGCTGCCTTgctcagggaggctggctggtgagccctTGGACCACAAAGTCAACCTTGCTTTGGACTGCAAAGCAATATTTCTTCTAAGGAGTCTGTGCCACAGTGTGGAACCCTTTGCTTGCTATGAGGTGGGGTAAGGCATCTTCTGATCTTTGGCAATCTTGCATCATTGCCTACTTCCAGCTCAGCTGAGCCCCAAGCTGTGAGGTCAATGCCAGCGACAatgcctcaaaggctttctggcTTGGGGGAAGCAGTGCAGCTTTCTTGACCTCTGGGGTTGGTGTAGAGAAGCTCAGGACATCAACTGATGAGCCACAGCTTTGAACACTCAAATACTCTCTTGAGTGGGAACACTCAAGAGGGGAATAGATGGTTGTTGGCTGTCTAGGTTAGATGCCTGCACTAAAGAGGGGAGAGTTGTGAGGCTGGATCTGCTGTTAGGTTGCTCAAGTATGTGATTGGCTTTTCCATAAACTGGCCCAATTTTTATTCCAAGTAACTTCTCTTGTGTGTTTATTGAGGGGTACATGACCAAAGATTCTGGATCCTGGAATTATGAAATTACTTCCAATGTTCATGTGTTCTTCCAGAGCCTGAATGCACCACTCAGAGGaattgtgatgcagtagctgatTTAAGTTACAACTCAGCCATGGAGTCAACAACGGCAAGggcactatctctcagtctcctcaCTTTGCAAATACAGAAAAGGGAGAATGTATACACCTGAGATAAGGATTGTGCAGCAATCTGAAGCAGAACTCAGTCCTATGAAATAACAAAAACTGAGAATGACTTGAGCATAGGCAAAGTTTATCCCCTTGCTACCTGAAACTCACAGACATCTGGAATTGGAGGTATGGATTTCTAGGGCAGATGATGCGACTTTCAGACAGGTTTGAGCCACTAGACATTTATATTAGGAACTAAGCAGTGGCTTGTTTTAATATAAAATGAAAAGGCTGATGACAATATACTGAATAAACTCACTGCCTCTCAAGATGAAAAATATATGGATTGTACACAGCAGTGATTTctaacctggggtatgtgtaacccccaggggtacttgccaggacctttaagggtacttgaaaaagaactgaataatggcagaaaaagacaggtctgtattagaataccTTGCAGGGCTGACATTAGAACGCCTTGCAgggctaatatgaagggtacaattgccaaggggtacgcaagtgaaaaaacgttgggaaccactggtatacagtgACATCTATGAGAGTCTGTATAGCATGGCCTCAGTCCTCAGCAGTATTCCAAGTCTTTTAAGACCTAGCTCCTAAGGCCTTTTGAAACCTTCTGTTTTTAACCCACCGCCTAATGATACACCATCATGTTGACCACTGAATATTGTGCACTCACCAACAACAACTGGTAGAACCTTCATGgctttcctttccctcccatTGATTTTAGCTGGTTTCCTTTTGAGTCCTGGATGTGGCAGATATCTGAGGTGTGGACAGGAGACAGTCTGAATGCCATTGTTCACGTAATCCCTGGGAAAAGACTGCTCAGAGTGAGCATGCAGGTTGTGTTCCTCCAATTTGATCTCAGTCTGGTTCCTCTCAATTAGGGGTGGTGGACAATACAACCTCCTGTTGCCCAAGTAGATGCTGCTCTTCAGCTTGGCCTTCCGAGCCTCCTCCCAGCGCCTCAGTCCCTGGAACATGGCACAGTAGAGGACCAGCATGACAGGACATGGAATGAAGAAGGAGCAGATGGAGGAGTACACAATATAGTTGTTATCCTCTAACTGACACAAAGTGGGGTTACGGTCTGGAACATTGTTGAGGCCAAAGATTACTGGGGAGGCCACAGCAAAAGCAAAGATCCAGGTGGTGGAGATGAGGACCAGCTGCCGTAGGTCAATTTGCCGGCGATTGTAGTTCAGTGGGATGGAGACAGCAATGAACCTGGGTGACAGAGAACAAGATAGAGCTGTTAGACTCCTTCTTCGATCTGGCCCAATTCACAAAGTTGAACTAGAGCATCTCAGGCTCTATGTGGCCATATTTAGACATCATGAGAAATCATGGTAGGTTGTTATGAGATGGAGCCACAACAGCCTTCAGTGCCCAAGCTCCAACTTCCTCAGAAACTTCAGCAGGCTTACTTTTATTCATGATCATTCTAAACCATTGTTTAGATAACTGAATGATCCAGGCCTACATAACCCAATATCAATGTGTGATTGGGCTGACTGTGTGATTACAGATCAGATCTCACTATAACTTTATTGCCTCCGATCACCTGAAATACAGTGTTTTTAAGTCAATTCaaacattcagccactagacatCAAATGGACAGTAATCAACTGTGGAGAAGATATCAAGTAAACACTAGTGGGAACCAAGCCATTGTGTCCTGTGAATGATATTTAGCCACTGCAGGCTGGCTAAAGCACCTGGAATTTCCTTGTGGATGTAAAGAGTTTCTGTAGTGGAGGTTATAGGAGGAATAATTTCTGGTCCTGAGAATTCACTATAAGCAGTTGGTAAACTAGTCTATCTAGTCTAGTCTAACTGCAGCCTGGAAGCTTGCAGTTTGACTTCTTTGTCTAAATCTCAACTACAAAATGCACTTGGTTTCACAAGGCAGATGATGCATGTTAAACATCAATGGATTATGTACATGGATTCTGGATTAATACCTGGAGCCTGTAACTGAGATGTAGCTAACAGCAGGGTTACTAATCCTCTGTATAAATATGTCCTCCAATCTATTATTTCACTGACATGCAATGATTTGCCTCTTGAAATATCATTAAATCCTTACCAATATATTGGTTGTACTAAATGAGCTACAAGTTCTTCCTCAAATCTATATACCTCTAATGGTCTTATGTAACAGATGCCTAAATACTTGCTCTTTAATTCTCAGTTCGTCTTGCTCAAATTAACTGAGCGCATTTTAACATTTCCTCTGGCTTATTTTAACTGAAAGTTACAAACAACACATACAGGAAAAAATCTAGAGAATACTTCCACTGCACAGAAAGTAAAGTTGGGCTGCAACTACAGTTAGCAGAGAACTGATAGTGATTCTCACCATTAAAAGTATAAAGAGGCCTTTAATAGCCAACTTTACGGCTATGCAGAAATGTAGTGGGTAGGCTTAAAGTCACATATCATTGATCAGGTGTATATATCTTAATTAACTTTGAAAATCAGCATAAGTCTGGCTGTAAGAATTGAATGAGCTTAGCAAAACAAATTCCCAACATTTCTATTTTGTCTCCATAATCTTTACAGCAGAAATTCAGGATTTTCACTTCTACTGGATGGAAAAAAGGCACTGGCTATTTGGTGTTTGCATTTGTTGAAATATTTAAATACAAACAGACATCATTTAACATCATTCACTGCGGAAAAATGAAGCTGAGCTAAGAAAAATCTTGAGGCAAGAAACAAAATCTGGTCAGATCAAACTAAAATTAACTGCGTGGCAACTCGCTAAggaaggttctcaaactggggcactgtgacaccccagccagggaagccctgtctctgtccccttaaggggcaggtgcTGCCCCTGGGGACAAAATGTTTTTTTTGGAAACTTACCTTTGCCAGAACCGGTCTCCAGGTAggggtgtctgtgtgtctgtctggGAAGCCGTAAATCCCTCTGCAGAATGCCCCACGCcgcagaaaagttaaaaatagatatcacaacccacttctggttttgcaatcgcgaaccagaagtgggtcgcaatcgctatttttagcttttctgagtTGCGGGGAGCTATGCAGAGCCATGCTCCCCCATGTGTGGGGGagccccacacacaccccagaggccAGAGCTGACAGAGGTAGGTTAAAAAAGTAGCTGTCTCCAGCTGAGGCACAATCGTGTTGctgccattcccccacccctAAAAACACTTTGAGCAGCCCAAACACTCCaagggaatttgagaaccactgccctaaggaaaaaaagccctggattcTCTGATTGAAAGAAAGCTAATTCTGGGCAtaaaatatttctctctctttcccaagTTCCCACCCAGAATCACTCTCATTTTACTCTTTACTATGCCAATTAACAAGCAAAGGCAACAGAGTTTACTATTGGCTGAGTGGCATTATTCTAGCCAAACAAAGCTACAGTTACCACTCCAAATACTAAGACTGAAATTCCCATGCAATataactgacttctgagtaaacatgcacagaattacaCTGAGAGACAGCCACTTCTTCCAAGCTGTACAGTAAACACTGTGCCTCTGAGAGCCAGTTTTCATACAGAATTCTCTTTTTCATAAAGAATGACACTCACATACACACTTAAGGTAAGAGCATCTATGCAGTGTATATTCTGGTTCTAGTATACACCATTCATACCTTTTGTACATTATTATTTCATTGTCAAAGCACTTAGTGTACAAGCTCTTGAGGTTCCCAATCTTTGCTGTCCTTTGCTGTCCTTGAGCATCATGGTGAAGTGTAGTGCGTAATTTTGTAAAATTGTGTAAATATGTGTAAAAAATCTACTGTAATTTTGGGCCATCAATACAAATTATTATCTACTACAAGATGGTAACATGAGGGTGAGACTTGAACCTGAGATGGTCTGCTTCAAACCCAGGTCAGATGCAGAGCAGCCAGGCAAATGGAGAAGGGttgattattgttattatttgttCCTATTTgtatcctagagcaggggtgtccaatgtttttggcaggagggccacattgtctctctgacactgtgtcgggggccgggggaaaaaagaattaatttacatttcaaatttgattaaatttacataagtttacataaatgaatacattaaagatgaacttataaaaatgaatgaaggtcttgcaatagctcaaggcctataaaaggcctggcacaaagcaaggctggcctttcctttgctgctgctactgcatcacagatgtgaaacaacaagcagtggagggagccctcatcccacagctcacgcaagaggtcaaacagtcgccctcacgctgggagcagttgcgtcaggccagtgcgggttccaacaaatctccagagggctagaggctcattggagactgctggctccctgagggctgcattgagaggcctcaagggctgcaagtggccccagggccagggtttgggtacccctgtcctagagggatCAAACAAAACAGGGAAATCCTCACACAACGAGTCAGGAAAGGGGGATGCTTACCGATCCACACTGATTgcacaaaggttgaaaattgagGCTGTGCACAGCATCACGTCCATTGTCATCAAGGCATCACATAGGACTGTACTCAAGGACCACATGCCTCCCTGGAACTGAAGATAAAAACAGGCCATCAGCCATAAGTACATGTTGATAGTACAAGCCATTGTTTAAATTCTTCTTCTCACCACCAGGTCCACAATCACAGGCCTAAATAGATTCTAAACTTGGCTTACTACTTTTTCCCTAAGAAGGTCCTTTTTAAAGGCTGATTATTTTGAATGCCCACCACTAAGGTTACCAAGTTGCAGCTAGGAGGTTTGAAACAATTGAGCAAGCATGAGGTTGCTGCAAACTTCCATCCCTGGTTGGGGACAAAACTGCCTTCTCCATGCCTGCTGTCCATCACACCTGAAGTCCTGCTGACACAACAAGTGACAAAGAAAGAGGTGAATGAAATGAACAGGGtaacaacagacaaaagaagctGTGGCTTCTGTGCTTTTTGCTTCATTGGTCATTTTAAAGCTATTGAAGGCAAAATCCTATTTGATTTTCCATTACCAATGCAACTGTAATGcagtaccaaggtaagggaacaatcattctcttatcttgaggaggacttcatgactgtcccgtcccccccactgcaggacgcagtgcataCCCATTGACaaggctacactggcactggaaagtgccACTTTCCCATACTTACCCACACTTTGGGTATGAACCACTTCAGATCTCAACTGCTTTGAAAAAGTAGAGATCTGTCCAGAGAAAGTGTATACAACGGGGTAAAGGAGATCATCAATACTAGCAGATGCTGAGATAATAATTCTGACCTCCTCCCTTGCCCATTCCACCCTGGTTCAGCTCCAATCACACAAGATCTCCTGCATAACCAAGCAATGAGCAGTTCAAAGCACCAACTCTTGATGGAATAAAAGCAACCTAGAATCTTCTGACTGTCACCTTAATGTACGTTAATAGGAGATTTCAGACGTGTCTGCAAAATCTAGGATTGTCctagaaagaaaataaatcacAAAACCTTTTGCTGATGTCCAATAATCCCTGGTTTGCTGCTGCTATAAATCTCCCCCTGGGATGACGTCCACACAGGTGGATTATTCGCACCTCATAGGCCACAGCTTCATTAACCTTAACTTGCGTTAACTAGCCTTAACTGAAGCCTGACTTCAGAGTCAGGTTAGGGGAAGGTTAATACCACTGCAAAAGAGCGGAGAAAATCGGGTTTCATATGGCCTCATTAACCATCGCATTAGCAGGGAACACAAGAGACCCCATGTTTCCTCAGTGCACAAGGGTTTAGCTAAGACTTGCGtggtttctatccaatgaagagAATAAATGAAGTGTGTTTCTCTTATGTTATTTTTACTGATTGTATTATGTAAAGAATGccagtttaaaataaaaagtcccgtcccccccaaactGTTGATCTATGTATGAGTATCTCGATGGCTGCTGCGGAACTTCCCTTTATTTCAGTAGTAAGTTAATATTGTATTAACTTACTACTAATAAGAACAAGGAAACTGTTGTGTACTTGTAAGATTTGGACCTGCCCTGCTCTCTTCCTGAGAGGGA
This window contains:
- the DRD4 gene encoding D(4) dopamine receptor, translated to MGANGTGDFLSNDTLPGEPGHNFAALVLGIFLILFIISGNLLVCLSVCTEKALKTTTNYFIVSLAVADLLLAILVLPLYVYSEFQGGMWSLSTVLCDALMTMDVMLCTASIFNLCAISVDRFIAVSIPLNYNRRQIDLRQLVLISTTWIFAFAVASPVIFGLNNVPDRNPTLCQLEDNNYIVYSSICSFFIPCPVMLVLYCAMFQGLRRWEEARKAKLKSSIYLGNRRLYCPPPLIERNQTEIKLEEHNLHAHSEQSFPRDYVNNGIQTVSCPHLRYLPHPGLKRKPAKINGRERKAMKVLPVVVGAFLFCWTPFFVVHITRALCDSCNIPAEVTSIVTWLGYVNSALNPIIYTVFNTEFRNFFRKVLHIFC